From Carettochelys insculpta isolate YL-2023 chromosome 3, ASM3395843v1, whole genome shotgun sequence, a single genomic window includes:
- the TTL gene encoding tubulin--tyrosine ligase isoform X2, whose amino-acid sequence MEGARYTFVLRDENSSVYAEVARLLLATGQWRRLRRDNPRFNLMLGERNRLPFGRLGHEPGLVQLVNYYRGADKLCRKASLVKLIKTSPELSESCTWFPESYMIYPTNLKTPVAPVQNGIGHLINNSRTDEREVFLASYNKRKENGEGNVWIAKSSAGAKGEGILISSEATELLNFIDDQGQVHVIQKYLEKPLLLEPGHRKFDIREGVLRTSSEPYNSANFQDKTCHLTNHCIQKEYSKNYGKYEEGNEMFFEEFNQYLMSSLNVTLESSLLSQIKHIIRSCLMCIEPAISTKHLHYQSFQLFGFDFMVDEELKIWLIEVNGAPACAQKLYAELCQGIVDVAISSVFPLSDIVQKQSQPSIFVKL is encoded by the exons ATGGAGGGGGCGCGGTACACCTTCGTGCTGCGCGACGAGAACAGCAGCGTCTACGCCGAGGTGGCCCGGCTGCTGCTCGCCACCGGGCAGTGGAGGCGGCTGCGGCGCGACAACCCCCGCTTCAACCTCATGCTGGGCGAGCGGAACCGGCTGCCCTTCGGCAGGCTGG GTCATGAGCCTGGACTTGTGCAGCTGGTAAATTATTACAGAGGAGCTGACAAGCTTTGTCGCAAAGCTTCCTTAGTGAA GCTAATCAAGACGAGTCCTGAGTTATCAGAATCTTGCACGTGGTTCCCAGAATCATATATGATTTATCCAACTAACCTAAAGACTCCGGTGGCTCCAGTGCAGAATGGAATTGGCCATCTTATAAACAACTCCCGGACGGATGAAAGGGAAGTATTCCTGGCCTCCTACAACAAAAGAAAGGAGAATGGGGAGGGGAACGTGTGGAtagccaaatcctcagctggtgccaaAG gTGAAGGCATTCTTATTTCTTCAGAGGCTACTGAACTTCTGAACTTTATAGATGATCAAGGACAAGTGCATGTGATTCAGAAATATCTTGAAAAGCCTTTGCTGTTAGAGCCAGGCCATCGCAAGTTTGATATTAG AGAAGGTGTACTGCGGACCTCTTCAGAACCATACAATAGTGCTAATTTCCAAGACAAAACCTGCCATTTGACCAATCACTGCATACAGAAGGAGTATTCTAAAAACTATGGGAAGTATGAAGAAGGGAACGAAATGTTCTTTGAGGAGTTCAATCAGTATCTGATGAGTTCTTTGAACGTTACCCTGGAAAGTAGCTTGTTATCGCAGATCAAACACATAATAAG AAGCTGCCTTATGTGCATAGAGCCTGCAATCAGCACGAAACACCTTCACTACCAGAGTTTCCAGCTCTTTGGCTTTGACTTCATGgtagatgaggaactgaagatCTGGCTAATCGAAGTCAATGGGGCCCCTGCCTGTGCCCA GAAACTTTATGCCGAGCTTTGTCAAGGTATAGTGGATGTAGCCATCTCTAGTGTCTTTCC
- the TTL gene encoding tubulin--tyrosine ligase isoform X1, which produces MEGARYTFVLRDENSSVYAEVARLLLATGQWRRLRRDNPRFNLMLGERNRLPFGRLGHEPGLVQLVNYYRGADKLCRKASLVKLIKTSPELSESCTWFPESYMIYPTNLKTPVAPVQNGIGHLINNSRTDEREVFLASYNKRKENGEGNVWIAKSSAGAKGEGILISSEATELLNFIDDQGQVHVIQKYLEKPLLLEPGHRKFDIRSWVLVDHQYNIYLYREGVLRTSSEPYNSANFQDKTCHLTNHCIQKEYSKNYGKYEEGNEMFFEEFNQYLMSSLNVTLESSLLSQIKHIIRSCLMCIEPAISTKHLHYQSFQLFGFDFMVDEELKIWLIEVNGAPACAQKLYAELCQGIVDVAISSVFPLSDIVQKQSQPSIFVKL; this is translated from the exons ATGGAGGGGGCGCGGTACACCTTCGTGCTGCGCGACGAGAACAGCAGCGTCTACGCCGAGGTGGCCCGGCTGCTGCTCGCCACCGGGCAGTGGAGGCGGCTGCGGCGCGACAACCCCCGCTTCAACCTCATGCTGGGCGAGCGGAACCGGCTGCCCTTCGGCAGGCTGG GTCATGAGCCTGGACTTGTGCAGCTGGTAAATTATTACAGAGGAGCTGACAAGCTTTGTCGCAAAGCTTCCTTAGTGAA GCTAATCAAGACGAGTCCTGAGTTATCAGAATCTTGCACGTGGTTCCCAGAATCATATATGATTTATCCAACTAACCTAAAGACTCCGGTGGCTCCAGTGCAGAATGGAATTGGCCATCTTATAAACAACTCCCGGACGGATGAAAGGGAAGTATTCCTGGCCTCCTACAACAAAAGAAAGGAGAATGGGGAGGGGAACGTGTGGAtagccaaatcctcagctggtgccaaAG gTGAAGGCATTCTTATTTCTTCAGAGGCTACTGAACTTCTGAACTTTATAGATGATCAAGGACAAGTGCATGTGATTCAGAAATATCTTGAAAAGCCTTTGCTGTTAGAGCCAGGCCATCGCAAGTTTGATATTAG AAGCTGGGTTCTAGTGGATCACCAATATAATATCTACCTCTACAGAGAAGGTGTACTGCGGACCTCTTCAGAACCATACAATAGTGCTAATTTCCAAGACAAAACCTGCCATTTGACCAATCACTGCATACAGAAGGAGTATTCTAAAAACTATGGGAAGTATGAAGAAGGGAACGAAATGTTCTTTGAGGAGTTCAATCAGTATCTGATGAGTTCTTTGAACGTTACCCTGGAAAGTAGCTTGTTATCGCAGATCAAACACATAATAAG AAGCTGCCTTATGTGCATAGAGCCTGCAATCAGCACGAAACACCTTCACTACCAGAGTTTCCAGCTCTTTGGCTTTGACTTCATGgtagatgaggaactgaagatCTGGCTAATCGAAGTCAATGGGGCCCCTGCCTGTGCCCA GAAACTTTATGCCGAGCTTTGTCAAGGTATAGTGGATGTAGCCATCTCTAGTGTCTTTCC
- the LOC142010121 gene encoding catenin alpha-2-like → MGLPSTAASNPETLAQHQEAMEPLHLYDIRAVTTNKTMERIIAPMAAQLCHFVIAAEWEGVTSERLVDLETPAEELAKATKELAYVARRLAEESRDELLAGEMLPATQSLLMSGKSILLVAHKLHIQPEVQKHQEELMDSAERVFIATVKILQLEDDAAVRRIIQAAHWLQDCLTALEVAGDMPTLLAAFHGFSESLLLLNRLAEQRLQVLRDSPPRKHLAQTLQILRKCVPMLHAAKHSHLRHPQDQHVDDSKTYVFSLMDSTVKELISLLKDTTSSRELLERNGLFSQYLSQLLGLVSNPNPADLSEGEFNFLVEAVVFHCMLLANSSRPGVKLQLIKHCHHLLMLRKSMSNYGSRMAECIQVLLSSVDQLIGRDVLFLSGLRNAMKHKLHLRDVLAAVSENSLRIQEAARLSYLACAEGNKQHNILVLREEVKVLTEALLQVVDVLSVSPGPATNLSIRAELLQRELAARAKALLLLLNSTNWEYAGVIQNVLRVAQPPALAPRGAGGTVKEAAQMMANIQLVKTVIEAALETAAHLETRESLLSLTDHLLLLTAAALGRAGEHLPSQQDKGLAQLYCLVGEWSATAHYVLMQLQSVKDMDEAALELLLHDSPKDPQATSCDQGEGATSAAPPEEAGQRQDDSNKVAQVAKEMATGMSHMAGFLKRKGPIRTHEQLIVCARQMASHGQVFVRFSHMIAKNCLDARCEAELLRVTEQIQTVSSQLSMISR, encoded by the exons ATGGGTCTGCCCTCAACAGCAGCTTCCAATCCAGAGACCCTGGCCCAGCA CCAAGAGGCAATGGAGCCTTTGCACCTGTACGACATCAGGGCTGTAACCACCAACAAAACCATGGAGAGAATTATTGCACCCATGGCAGCTCAGCTTTGTCATTTCGTGATAGCAGCGGAGTGGGAAGGGGTGACTAGTGAGCGCCTGGTGGACTTAGAAACACCTGCTGAAGAACTAGCCAAAGCTACGAAAGAACTCGCCTATGTTGCAAGAAG GCTGGCTGAGGAGTCCCGCGATGAACTGCTGGCTGGGGAAATGCTGCCTGCCACGCAGTCTCTCCTCATGTCTGGAAAGAGCATCCTACTGGTGGCCCACAAACTCCATATTCAGCCAGAGGTTCAGAAGCATCAGGAGGAACTGATGGATTCAGCAGAGAGAGTCTTCATTGCGACCGTAAAG ATCCTCCAGCTTGAGGATGATGCTGCAGTGAGGAGAATTATCCAGGCCGCTCATTGGCTGCAGGACTGCCTGACTGCACTGGAGGTGGCAGGAGACATGCCAACTTTGCTGGCTGCTTTCCATGGCTTTTCAGAGTCCTTGCTCTTGCTGAACCGTCTGGCAGAACAACGCCTCCAGGTGCTCAGAGATTCTCCTCCTCGGAAGCATTTGGCTCAGACACTGCAGATCCTTAGGAAGTGCGTCCCGATGCTACATGCTGCGAAGCACAGTCACCTGAGACACCCCCAGGATCAGCATGTGGATGATTCCAAGACCTATGTTTTCAGCTTGATGGACAGCACTGTGAAGGAACTGATCTCCTTGCTGAAGGACACCACAAGCAGCCGGGAACTCCTGGAGAGAAATGGGCTCTTTTCTCAATacctcagccagctgctgggccTTGTCTCCAACCCAAACCCTGCTGACTTATCTGAAGGAGAATTCAACTTCCTTGTGGAAGCAGTGGTCTTCCACTGCATGCTTTTAGCTAACTCATCAAGGCCAGGTGTGAAGCTGCAGCTGATAAAGCACTGCCATCATCTCCTAATGCTCAGGAAAAGTATGTCCAACTATGGAAGCAGAATGGCAGAATG CATACAGGTGCTCCTGAGCTCGGTGGATCAGCTCATAGGAAGAGATGTTTTGTTCTTGAGCGGATTAAGGAATGCAATGAAGCACAAGCTTCACTTGCGAGATGTCCTGGCAGCTGTATCTGAGAACTCCCTGAGAATACAGGAGGCTGCCCGGTTGTCCTATCTTGCCTGTGCTGAAGGCAACAAGCAGCATAACATCCTAGTGCTCCGGGAGGAGGTAAAGGTACTAACAGAAGCTCTGTTACAAGTGGTGGATGTTCTGTCTGTCTCCCCAGGGCCTGCTACGAACCTGTCCATCCGGGCCGAGCTGCTCCAGCGAGAGCTTGCTGCTAGAGCGAAAGCCCTTCTGCTCCTCCTGAACAGCACCAACTGGGAGTATGCGGGGGTCATCCAGAACGTCCTCAGAGTGGCCCAGCCTCCCGCACTCGCCCCGAGAGGTGCCGGAGGGACAGTTAAAGAGGCAGCTCAGATGATGGCAAACATCCAGCTGGTTAAAACTGTCATAGAAGCTGCTTTGGAGACTGCAGCTCACTTAGAAACGCGGGAAAGCCTGCTCAGCCTGACAGATCACCTTCTCCTCCTGACAGCTGCGGCTCTGGGAAGAGCTGGAGAGCATCTTCCAAGCCAGCAGGAcaaggggctggcccagctctactGCCTTGTGGGGGAGTGGTCCGCCACAGCACACTATGTGCTGATGCAGCTTCAGTCGGTGAAGGACATGGATGAAGCCGCCCTGGAGCTG CTCCTGCATGACTCTCCAAAGGACCCCCAAGCCACTAGCTGTGACCAGGGCGAGGGAGCCACTTCTGCTGCCCCGCCAGAGGAGGCTGGACAGCGGCAGGATGACAGCAATAAAGTGGCTCAAGTTGCCAAGGAAATGGCCACTGGGATGTCTCACATGGCTGGGTTCCTCAAGAGGAAGGGGCCAATACGG ACCCACGAGCAGCTCATTGTATGTGCTCGACAAATGGCTTCCCATGGGCAAGTGTTCGTCAGGTTCAGCCACATGATCGCAAAGAACTGCCTAGATGCAAGATGTGAAGCCGAACTGCTGCGTGTCACCGAGCAAATCCAAACCGTCAGCAGCCAGCTCAGCATGATTTCCAGGTAA